A window of Metopolophium dirhodum isolate CAU chromosome 6, ASM1992520v1, whole genome shotgun sequence genomic DNA:
GGTCtaacattcaacatttttagtttttacacttCTTTATCTTAACTAAACTAACAAtaacacaaaaacaaaataccgGAATTAGGCACGcaccataaatataaaaagtacctatattcgaAATAAACGCGATCAGGAATCAAGGTATAATtccaaatgataaatattatcaaacacaCATTCAAACAGAAAGCGGGCTCGGTCTCTGTAAGATAATACAACCGGACCGCAACGTACCCGTATCGGCCGTATCCATAACTCACCATGGCAGCCCGCTCACGACTGTTTGACCTCAATTAGCTGTAATTTGTTTGAGTTACCCTGTATAAGATACCACCACGGAATAAAATTCTGTGATACCACGTCCGATAACCGCGGTAGATAGATAAATACGCTGTCGCATTCATAAGTAGAACAATATTGACATTTGGTACGGAATgaaaattaggtataggtactacctTAGGTACTTACCTCAAATCTATTAATGccgatattatgaaaatatttcttgatttaatatttataatttcataatttacacTAAAAGCTACaatgtgttaataatatgtactaaaaattaatgaaatggCCAGCTGAAAACgcttaaatatgcaaaataaaagtttcacctTCCATGTATCTGTTAGGCATGGTATTTGGACGTTTCCCTCagaatcaatatatatttttatacacgttaTAACATAGGTTGGAAAAAAGGTTCTTATGTTTTACCTGAAATATATGATCATTATAATGTGGGCATTTATCgactattatcatttatcaatgatTAATAGACCAAAGTTATGTGAAAGTATTattgaattgtatatttatatattaattagggtaggtattaatttaataatttatacatttattgatttgcattatatattattgatggtACTCGTGTATATGCTACCTACCCTACCCTACCTGTACTTCATTGGTGTAGTATAATGTCTTTATTGcttaatattttgacttttaatttttgtccgGGGGAAACGTTCAATGAATCATGGGGGAGAAAACGTCTTAGAATCgttaggtacatcgtacatgaAACGAATTAAGTACTTGGAATGCTTAGTCCTAACTCCAGACTATAGAGCTACACCATAAAAATTCAGTGTGCATTAAAATCCGggccctaattattaattacctgtAACTAAGAAATCAATTTAtcgtaatgattttaaaaattataaatataatagcatAAGTATTGtagtcatatatataatattacttaaaactcAAAAGTTatacctagataataataattaaactttttcattaatattttttttacataattaaataaaaattatagcaaCTTTTGAACTCTCCCTCTTTCATAGAAAAAATGCGGGACATGGCGTTGCCTGCTCCTATAACGCATTATTTTTGCTAGGCGTCTGCATATTAAACGAACGccatttgattattttgaatctataaaaatattaagtattgtaCGCGCTATGTCGTGTGGTAGGTGCGTGGTTAGCAGTACGCCGTCAAAAACTGCAGTCGAGTTGTATAACAAACAAACATAAGCTAATAATGGGACCACTGcagaattattagaaaaataaaataaaaagaacgcGCATCACGACGAACGACGGAACATTTTATTGCGCGCGTGTACCGCGTGTACTCGCACAACGGATAacaatgaacataataaaattatatataatattgtatagtcaataaactaataaaatatataacactattacgccaacacaatattatacacgtacaatgatatatgtatatataaatatattatatagtagctGCGGTGGTGTCCGTCCGGTCTTGGTCCCTCTCACTCTGTCTTTCTCCTCCCCCGCcgacacatatattatacgcacacgCACTAATATACCACACAACCCCCAGTGGCGGCGCCGaccgtgtacctatattatatatatatatatatgtatatactcgCACGCCCAAACCAGCAACGATGTTCTCtttaccaccaccaccaccatcgGCCGACGTCTTACGGCGAAAAGAAGAGGGAAAAACACGCGTACGTACCTAaacgcgtaataataataatattataagacgtcCGTTTTATTCGATGTCACGGGCGTCTGTAGTGCACAGTCGTTCTTAAGGGTCGGTCGCCACTGCCGCAGCACGCGCACGTCCAGTGCTAAATACACCCTCGTCGATCACGGTCCGCGCCACTATTATAACATTActcgaacaataatattaataatttataataaataaacaaataaatatttaataataaattacgattgTTTTTTTGGGAACGTTGTCCGCTGTATACCgcatacgacataatattactatcgtatcaataatatagtacatctaattattatacacatttattttatttttttataaatacctacttcatCGTTCGTCTCCGTGGAtcgattgtttttttgtttcttttatcTCTATTTTCGGGTgagttgtataatttattttttttgaaaatcatattataggtacttcacCTATAGATGTTTCCGTATAAAGTGTTCTGGAATACCTGCACTGCGCATTCATCATCGGacttgacataataatattaatacttttgcCAAAcagtttcataataattaataaaaaaattgtttacgttTTAGTCCGTTTGAGACGAAATGTGTCATACGACGATTTCCGGtaccgacgacgacgaaaaCATGGACGAGATCTCTTCGACATCTCCACCGCCGACAAACTCCAAGAAACCCGGAAAACTACACATCGAGCCCCGGAAGGTATGgaaaaatgatttttgttttattattatattcgtatcgCGCCGCCCGACCTGCAGCGCTGCGATGacttattatagcctataggtacggTTTAAAATTAGCCGCGCCACGCTGTACATCCACCataggctatattattattaaatactcaacgggaactttttttttaataatgctcCATTCCTATATATAGATCCGAAAGCCGTTGATGGAGAAAAAGCGACGGGCAAGAATAAATCAGAGCCTGGACGAACTTAAACGAATCGTAGTGGACGCCGAGAAATTCGTAAGtatacctaaatagtaaatacatcattatattataatattgtataataggtatacctataccgcGACACGTTAAcgttataaattagtttttattatatacatacacgcagatggcattaaataattcaatattattgttgtagcgGTCGACtcaaaatatcgtaaaaatccGCATTCTTGTAcgtcaaattatttatactctTACGCGCGTTCGTATAAAAGCGGGAAACGGAAATAGCCGGATTATACGACAGTGAGCACGGGTACCTACATAATCCTATCAAACGTATTAGTGTATCACTTACACATACTATTATGCacctcatattatattttacgtgtcGCCATGTGCACATTGGTATATGACGCgagtatttttaatacaatatacaacattagtacatattattttatacaaattaatacgagaaaatcatattaaaaaatccCGATATGGGTTAGTAAATACGCTCGTAAAAAATCAACATAACGGACCCCGCTAGATTAGGTATTACTCgaagttttattttatcttttattacaCCGAACCCTTTCTCGACTCACACCCTCCACATAGGATAATCTACAAGACTaggcataaatattatgtagataaggATTTTTCAGTTCGGGGGATGGGGGTATAGAAGGGTGCTCAGAATCGACCAAAGTCCACTTAACATTAAGGgggtgtttatattatacgtgtccaagagtgtattatataatataagttagtaTACATAACGGGAAAACgtatttcatacatttaacgagttacctattaaaatattagcacTTTCTGTGACCTCAACTGAACCTTGGCACCTATATAgtgatatgttttaattttatatattttatcatataatattcaataacaatttatgatCGATATTCGATATAAAGGTTGTATACTATATAGCGGCTGCGTATATACCAACTATTTTTTGCCAGATTTTGCTCATTTTTGATCTTAAAGGGACAATAACAACCGACAATGACAACTTTAAGGCAttacaaattttactttaatgGCTTATACAACATGCATGATTTgtgataattactaattagtaattagtatggTTGGTCATGGTCGTGTTTAACATAtctattaataaaaagtttattgTTAAACCAGGTACGTTcacgtgtacatattatttgaatgaaataatttagCTATAATAGATCGAATAATCGAATTTCACAAATTCTGCTAGTAAGATTTTAAGcgagtaaaaaaatgttatagtcagattattgtaaatattataatatcgtgaaggtactattattagataaaaatttaatttcaaaaaacacCTTACATTGTCACATCGACCAATTACctagtattatttatagtttgttGGACAGACTTGTCTGCTGTTAATTTCTATATACTATCCCTGCAGTGCTTATAGTAGTCGAAATATAATGATAAGGTTCGATTTGAGATTggacgatattttaatttaaataaaacatgtaggttgtaggtaccttTATTTGGTTGAGGATTCGTATAAAAAGGTACTTTATCCAGAGGGAAACTGGTAACGCCCCTATTTATAGGTATCAAGATATACCTCAATATCACGTGTAGTCGTGTGATGTACCTAAATATAGATTTGTACACGAGTGcggagttaaaaaaaaaaatgttagtacatttataatattgtggtagGAGAAGGGAAAcgttttaatagttaaatataataataatataggtatcaggTACATAATCATCGATCATCGACTTTAGTCTATTGTCAATTTTAAGGAGAACCGTTTATTTATCTACAATCGTTTTTGATTGATTGCAGGCCGGACAAGACCTCTCCAGAGTGAACAAACTGGAAAAAGCCGATATCCTGGAGATGACGGTCAGGTACCTGAAACGGAAGTCGACGGCCTCGGCGCCGTCACCGCCACCGCCCGGACCGGAAGTATACGCTGCCGGATACAGGCGGTGCATAGGACAGGTCCAAGAGCTGTTGGCCGAACAGTGGACGGACGAGCGGCGACTAATGTCCGGTCAAAGGATGATCGAGCACTTGGAGTCGTGCGCGAGGAGGCTGAATAACGCGCCGGCGAACCGATTGTCGTCTTCGTCTTCTCCTTCGGACCAACCGCCGAACACCAATAATGTCACCGTCGTGAGCAATAATATTAACGTTTGctcgtcgtcgtcatcatcgTCTTGCTCGTCCGACGAAGATGATAGTGGCGCGGCGACGGAGGACCGCACCGCGACGGAGTTACGCCGAGACGCCACCCCCGCAAAGTTGATGTGGAGGCCTTGGTAGACAACCGCAGACCACATCACACCTGTTTTCGCGCCCCTGTTTGACATACGTTATTCACCAtcgtaatgtaataattattaataattgtatgccgTAACTGTACCTGTTCTCCAAGACTTTAGTTCGTAAgacatattgtaaatattgtatcgCCACGATAATgatgattatttttgtatatctCAAATAAATAAGACAATCGATCGAATCGTTATCATTTCAATAGTCgttttattattcgttattagttatttagttattacaatCGTTTCAaactggtatataatattatatacatacttaacCTATACAACATCACATATTGGTCTAAACGTAAAACAAAACGTTACAATAAAAATTCACTGTGCACAACACTATTCACCGAAACAAGCTGCAGCTCTCCGGTGCGAAAATTGACGTCATTATTGTTGTTACTGTGTACCTAGGTAGGTGGTCTGGTGGTTTATCGTTATTGCTCGtatgacgtatataataattaaaaggcACGCCGTTCAGGACTGTACACGAACAGTAGGTAATCGAAACAATCgatattttaactaatgttaaaggtaaaaaaaaaaaaattacaaaacaaataaatgaacGTTTGTAAGCTATCATAGCAGACAATCGTTTAGGTGTAGATATTTGAacacataaaatatcaaatataattcaaaGGAAAAATGAGCATATTATCTAATAGTTTCCTCATTAGCGCTGATCATATAATAGAAGGTAagtcatatattatcatattgtttgTGTAATTGTTTCAGAGTCAGAGAGAGCTACAGTGCTGGTGACAACagttctaaatattaaaatatatataatatatgtattaaaaatgaaaaaaaaaaaaaatttacaaatggaatggttcaaaaattaaattatacaaacaattaggcccaaaaacttatattttttgtagtattcattgataattaaaacatatacaATTAGTGAAATGTGCGCATTCAACATTTTGGTTACTGCGTTTGTTTTTAAtcataggtttataataatattaataaatgatgtaTCGTTAATAACAATTAgcccaataatatttataataataatattcaaacataaacttatatattaaataattcatcattacaggaaaataatagttttttgacTATcccttacattataatatgtatttaatgagatattttagtttgcctaattaaacagtttattaattttgagtAATTAAATTCACACTAAACATAATGAGATAGATGTATCATTAGAATCATATATAGtagacttaaaaattaatatgtaaaacttTAACTAAATAAGTGTGTATAAAAACACGagtgacaaaaataaaattatcaatcgtGCTTTCATACATAACCAGATTTTACCGATATTTGTACAtctcaaacataatatttaatactttaacagAACTAAACTTAAcactttgaattaaattattctaaaataaataaatgaaagcATAACCTTTATGGattataaaaaagttatctttaacaataaagtaatgtaattaaaaatggttttttacttcaaaacatgtattaggtatgtacgtttatgataaatattcttaacttaacttattaaagtcttttttattgtatacatataaaattcaAGAATATTTGTACAGGCAAtttgacaatttattacaattattataaacactattACAGCACATTAATTTAAACTTGTAAGAATAAGAATTGAAAGTATGCTACCATTATAGTCAATATTGTCAAATACCATTTCTATAACCAAGTACAAACATTAACTTCATTAACCatgtttatactaattatttttaaccatttcCATATAAAGTGAAATCAGAAatgtaagtaaaaattatatacttaaaagttGGAAGTAACTG
This region includes:
- the LOC132947821 gene encoding transcription factor HES-2-like, translated to MCHTTISGTDDDENMDEISSTSPPPTNSKKPGKLHIEPRKIRKPLMEKKRRARINQSLDELKRIVVDAEKFAGQDLSRVNKLEKADILEMTVRYLKRKSTASAPSPPPPGPEVYAAGYRRCIGQVQELLAEQWTDERRLMSGQRMIEHLESCARRLNNAPANRLSSSSSPSDQPPNTNNVTVVSNNINVCSSSSSSSCSSDEDDSGAATEDRTATELRRDATPAKLMWRPW